One window from the genome of Thermococcus sp. encodes:
- a CDS encoding SDR family oxidoreductase, with translation MGVGIDLDQIGVLVTASSRGIGFNVAKELLKRNARVVISSSSEKNLWKAKEELSRFGEVHAVKADLKEKADLENLITEAWSLLEGVDALVWNAPNVSCEPCLLHEARYKDWLEASLLHTVAPGYLTTLLVKKWLGEGMKGILIYLNSVSIKEPMPPLILADVTRAGLVQLAKSVSRTYGKFGIRAYSVLLGSFDTPGARENLRKVAEEKGEPFYEVWEREVLGRTPLHRTGKWEELGSLIAFLLSKEAEYMLGSTVVIDGAMTKGIDV, from the coding sequence ATGGGGGTTGGGATAGACCTAGACCAAATAGGTGTCCTCGTTACGGCCTCATCCAGAGGGATAGGCTTCAACGTCGCGAAAGAGCTTTTGAAGAGAAACGCGAGGGTTGTTATAAGCTCCTCCAGCGAGAAAAACCTCTGGAAGGCAAAGGAGGAGCTCTCCCGCTTTGGAGAAGTTCACGCGGTGAAGGCAGACCTTAAAGAGAAAGCGGACTTGGAAAACCTCATCACAGAGGCGTGGAGTCTTTTGGAAGGGGTTGATGCACTCGTATGGAACGCGCCCAACGTTTCCTGCGAGCCGTGCCTCCTCCACGAGGCCCGCTATAAAGACTGGCTTGAGGCTTCCCTGCTCCACACCGTCGCCCCGGGCTACCTCACGACCCTGCTTGTTAAGAAGTGGCTGGGGGAGGGGATGAAAGGGATTTTAATCTACCTCAACTCGGTTTCAATAAAAGAACCCATGCCTCCTCTCATTTTGGCGGACGTTACAAGGGCTGGACTGGTTCAGCTCGCGAAGAGCGTTTCAAGAACCTACGGAAAGTTCGGAATAAGGGCCTATTCGGTCCTCCTCGGAAGCTTTGACACTCCCGGCGCGAGGGAGAACCTGAGAAAGGTAGCTGAGGAGAAGGGAGAGCCCTTCTATGAAGTCTGGGAAAGGGAAGTTCTTGGGAGAACGCCCCTCCACAGGACTGGAAAGTGGGAAGAGCTGGGTTCATTGATAGCGTTCCTCCTCAGCAAGGAGGCTGAATACATGCTAGGCTCGACGGTGGTTATCGATGGAGCGATGACAAAGGGAATAGACGT